Proteins encoded together in one Neisseria lactamica window:
- the trmB gene encoding tRNA (guanosine(46)-N7)-methyltransferase TrmB, translated as MTDTAENQTPNDRQAGHPRSIRSFVLRQSHMTAAQQRAIDTLWDSFGIGYQATPADLDANFGSNRPKILEIGFGMGTATAEIARRLPETDFLAIDVHGPGVGNLLKLINENHLENIRVMRHDAVEVVENMLQDGSLDGIHIFFPDPWHKKRHHKRRLIQAPFIAKLLPKLKTGGYIHLATDWEEYAQQMLEVLSGFDSLQNTAADYAPTPDYRPETKFEARGKRLGHGVWDLVFKRIG; from the coding sequence ATGACAGACACCGCCGAAAACCAAACACCAAACGACCGTCAAGCCGGACACCCCCGCAGTATCCGCAGCTTCGTCCTCCGCCAAAGCCATATGACCGCCGCGCAGCAACGCGCCATCGATACCTTATGGGACAGCTTCGGCATCGGCTACCAAGCAACACCGGCCGATCTTGATGCCAATTTCGGAAGCAACCGACCCAAAATCCTCGAAATAGGCTTCGGTATGGGGACGGCAACCGCAGAAATCGCCCGCAGGCTGCCCGAAACCGACTTTCTCGCCATCGACGTACACGGCCCCGGCGTAGGCAACCTGCTCAAACTCATCAACGAAAACCATTTGGAAAATATCCGCGTGATGCGGCACGATGCCGTAGAAGTTGTCGAAAATATGCTGCAAGACGGCTCGCTCGACGGCATCCACATATTCTTCCCCGACCCGTGGCACAAAAAACGCCACCACAAACGCCGTCTGATACAAGCCCCCTTCATCGCCAAACTACTGCCCAAACTCAAAACCGGCGGCTATATCCACCTGGCGACAGACTGGGAAGAATATGCACAGCAGATGCTTGAAGTCCTCAGCGGCTTCGACAGCCTGCAAAATACGGCGGCAGACTACGCCCCCACACCGGACTACCGCCCCGAAACCAAATTCGAAGCGCGCGGCAAACGCCTCGGACACGGCGTTTGGGACTTGGTATTCAAACGGATCGGATAA
- a CDS encoding heavy metal translocating P-type ATPase, with amino-acid sequence MQQKIRFQIEGMTCQACASRIEKVLNKKDFVESAGVNFASEEAQVTFDDSKTSVADIAKIIEKTGYGAKEKTEDTLPQAEAEHHIGWRLWLLFAINIPFLIGMAGMMIGRYDWMIPPVWQFVLASIVQLWLAVPFYKSAWASIKGGLANMDVLVTIGTVSIYLYSVYMLFFSPHAAHGMAHVYFEVGVMVIGFVSLGKFLEHRTKKSSLNSLGLLLKLTPTQVNVQRDGEWKQVPIDQVQIGDLIRANHGERIAADGIIESGSGWADESHLTGESNPEEKKAGGKVLAGALMTEGSVVYRATQLGSQTLLGDMMNALSEAQGSKAPIARVADKAAAVFVPTVVGIALLTFIATWLIKGDWTLALMHAVAVLVIACPCALGLATPAAIMVGMGKAVKHGIWFKDAAAMEEAAHVDAVVLDKTGTLTEGRPQVAAVYCVPDSGFDEDALYRIAAVVEQNAAHPLARAIVSAAQARGLDIPAAQNAQTVVGAGITAEVEGVGLVKAGKLDFAELTLPKFSDGVWDVASIVAVSVDNKPIGAFALADALKADTAEAIGRLKKHNIDVYMMSGDNQGTVEYVAKQLGIAHAFGNMSPRDKAVEVQKLKAAGKTVAMVGDGINDAPALAAANVSFAMKGGADVAEHTASATLMQHSVNQLADALSVSRATLKNIKQNLFFAFFYNILGIPLAALGFLNPVIAGAAMAASSVSVLGNALRLKRVKID; translated from the coding sequence ATGCAACAAAAAATCCGTTTCCAAATCGAAGGCATGACCTGTCAGGCCTGCGCTTCGCGTATTGAAAAAGTGTTGAACAAAAAAGATTTTGTCGAATCGGCGGGAGTGAACTTCGCCAGCGAGGAAGCGCAGGTTACGTTTGACGACAGCAAAACGTCGGTAGCTGACATTGCCAAAATCATTGAGAAAACCGGTTACGGCGCGAAGGAAAAAACGGAAGATACATTGCCGCAAGCTGAAGCAGAACACCATATCGGCTGGAGATTGTGGCTTTTGTTTGCCATCAATATCCCCTTTCTTATCGGTATGGCGGGGATGATGATTGGCAGATACGATTGGATGATTCCGCCTGTATGGCAGTTTGTACTGGCAAGCATAGTGCAGCTTTGGCTGGCAGTACCGTTTTACAAAAGCGCGTGGGCGAGCATTAAGGGCGGGCTGGCGAATATGGACGTGCTGGTTACCATCGGCACGGTGTCGATTTACCTGTATTCCGTTTATATGCTGTTTTTCAGCCCGCACGCGGCGCACGGTATGGCGCATGTGTATTTTGAAGTGGGCGTGATGGTGATCGGTTTTGTGTCACTGGGTAAATTTTTGGAACACCGCACCAAAAAATCCAGCCTGAACAGCTTGGGTTTGCTGCTCAAACTCACACCAACCCAAGTCAACGTGCAACGCGATGGCGAATGGAAACAAGTGCCCATCGACCAAGTGCAAATCGGCGACCTTATCCGCGCCAACCACGGCGAACGCATTGCCGCCGACGGCATTATCGAAAGCGGCAGCGGTTGGGCGGACGAGAGCCATCTTACCGGCGAATCCAACCCCGAAGAGAAAAAGGCGGGCGGCAAAGTGTTGGCGGGCGCGCTGATGACCGAAGGCAGCGTGGTGTACCGTGCCACCCAGCTCGGCAGCCAAACCCTGCTCGGCGACATGATGAACGCGCTCTCCGAAGCGCAAGGCAGCAAAGCACCGATTGCGCGCGTGGCCGATAAAGCGGCGGCGGTGTTTGTGCCGACTGTCGTGGGCATTGCGCTGTTGACCTTTATTGCCACTTGGCTGATTAAAGGCGATTGGACGCTCGCATTGATGCACGCCGTTGCCGTTTTGGTGATTGCCTGCCCGTGCGCGCTGGGTCTGGCAACCCCTGCCGCGATTATGGTCGGTATGGGCAAAGCGGTTAAACACGGTATTTGGTTTAAAGATGCGGCGGCAATGGAGGAAGCCGCCCACGTCGATGCCGTCGTGTTGGACAAAACCGGTACGCTGACCGAAGGCAGGCCGCAGGTTGCCGCCGTTTATTGCGTTCCCGACAGCGGCTTTGACGAAGACGCTTTGTACCGCATCGCCGCCGTCGTCGAACAAAACGCCGCCCACCCGCTCGCCCGAGCCATCGTCTCCGCCGCCCAAGCGCGCGGTTTGGACATTCCTGCCGCACAAAACGCTCAAACCGTTGTCGGCGCAGGCATTACCGCCGAAGTGGAAGGCGTGGGTTTGGTGAAAGCGGGCAAACTTGATTTTGCCGAATTGACCTTGCCGAAGTTTTCAGACGGCGTTTGGGACGTTGCAAGTATTGTTGCAGTCTCAGTTGACAATAAACCTATCGGCGCATTCGCACTTGCCGACGCATTGAAAGCCGATACCGCCGAAGCCATAGGCCGTCTGAAAAAACACAATATCGATGTCTATATGATGAGCGGCGATAACCAAGGCACGGTCGAGTACGTCGCCAAACAACTGGGCATCGCACACGCCTTCGGCAACATGAGTCCGCGCGACAAAGCCGTCGAAGTACAGAAACTCAAAGCCGCCGGTAAAACCGTGGCGATGGTCGGCGACGGCATCAACGACGCGCCTGCGCTCGCCGCCGCCAACGTCAGCTTTGCGATGAAAGGCGGCGCGGACGTTGCCGAACACACCGCGTCCGCCACGCTGATGCAGCATTCGGTCAACCAACTCGCCGATGCGCTGTCGGTATCGCGGGCGACTTTGAAAAATATCAAGCAAAACCTGTTTTTCGCCTTCTTCTACAATATTTTGGGCATTCCGCTTGCCGCGCTCGGTTTTTTAAACCCTGTTATCGCAGGCGCAGCAATGGCGGCAAGCTCGGTTTCGGTATTGGGTAATGCCTTGCGCCTGAAACGGGTAAAAATCGATTGA
- the trxB gene encoding thioredoxin-disulfide reductase → MSQHRKLIILGSGPAGYTAAVYAARANLNPVIITGIAQGGQLMTTTEVDNWPADADGVQGPELMARFLAHAERFGTEIIFDQINAVDLQKRPFALKGDMGEYTCDALIVATGASAKYLGLPSEEAFAGKGVSACATCDGFFYKNQDVAVVGGGNTAVEEALYLANIAKTVTLIHRRSEFRAEKIMIDKLMKRVEEGKIILKLESNLQEVLGDDRGVNGALLKNNDGSEQQIAVSGIFIAIGHKPNTDIFKGQLEMDEAGYLKTKGGTADNVGATNIEGVWAAGDVKDHTYRQAITSAASGCQAALDAERWLGSQNI, encoded by the coding sequence ATGTCCCAACACCGCAAACTGATTATTTTGGGTTCCGGCCCCGCCGGATACACCGCCGCCGTCTATGCCGCGCGCGCCAATTTAAACCCCGTCATTATTACAGGTATCGCGCAAGGCGGGCAACTGATGACCACCACCGAGGTGGACAACTGGCCTGCCGATGCCGACGGCGTGCAAGGGCCGGAGCTGATGGCGCGGTTTCTCGCCCACGCCGAACGTTTCGGAACGGAAATCATTTTTGACCAAATCAACGCCGTCGATCTGCAAAAACGCCCGTTCGCACTCAAAGGCGATATGGGCGAGTACACTTGCGATGCCCTGATTGTCGCCACCGGCGCGTCCGCCAAATACCTCGGTTTGCCGAGTGAGGAAGCGTTTGCGGGGAAAGGTGTTTCCGCCTGCGCCACCTGCGACGGTTTCTTCTACAAAAACCAAGATGTTGCCGTAGTCGGCGGCGGCAATACGGCAGTTGAGGAGGCACTCTACCTTGCCAATATCGCCAAAACCGTTACGCTGATTCACCGCCGCAGCGAGTTCCGCGCCGAAAAAATCATGATCGACAAACTGATGAAACGCGTGGAAGAGGGCAAAATCATCCTCAAGCTGGAAAGCAACCTGCAAGAAGTACTGGGCGACGATCGGGGCGTAAACGGCGCATTATTAAAAAACAACGACGGTTCTGAGCAACAAATTGCCGTCAGCGGCATCTTTATCGCCATCGGGCACAAGCCGAATACCGATATTTTCAAAGGGCAGTTGGAAATGGACGAAGCCGGCTACCTGAAAACCAAAGGCGGTACGGCGGACAATGTCGGTGCAACCAATATCGAAGGCGTATGGGCGGCGGGCGACGTAAAAGACCATACCTACCGTCAGGCGATTACCAGCGCGGCTTCCGGCTGTCAGGCGGCTTTGGACGCGGAACGCTGGCTGGGCAGCCAAAACATTTGA
- a CDS encoding tetratricopeptide repeat protein produces the protein MSNPDLSYRQALDCLSQKQYNFTEVRRLLTEAASAGHPAAAFELAKHLMDADGPYQDREQGMEMLRIAAEQGHPYARYNLAYIQELEGAPPETLISLYRPPAEAGVPEAQVRLMYLLYASRHFEEALEWAKTTAKNNNPHGQYLLAQYCRYGTPPDFETAHLLYRKAAAQGLAAAHWQLGLQYRFGQGTQTDTAQAVNHLRAAAQQGYIPACTPLAELILPTAPDEAVYRFQQAAQENDPDAHAALADIYLQGKYLERNHELALHHAEAAATERHPEGLRILGDICRYGLGIAPDTEKARHYYRQAAEAGSLAAYQKLISDSALNHPDQYGGIKDSAIRRQRAERLYQKAQALHYGLQCAPEYAAALKLYTEAAELGHSKAQTNLGSMYYFGQGIAADYNKARKWFEQAAAQKDSMAFYNLACIHYSGHGVGPDKEKACRYLQEAINNGYGQKSVLQELLQQWQNAV, from the coding sequence ATGAGCAATCCCGACTTATCCTATCGGCAGGCCTTAGACTGCCTTTCTCAAAAACAATATAACTTTACCGAAGTCCGCCGACTGCTGACAGAAGCGGCCTCGGCAGGTCATCCCGCCGCCGCATTCGAGTTGGCAAAACACCTGATGGATGCGGACGGCCCCTACCAAGACCGCGAACAAGGTATGGAAATGCTCCGCATCGCCGCCGAACAGGGGCATCCCTACGCGCGTTACAATCTGGCATATATCCAAGAATTGGAAGGCGCGCCCCCTGAAACCCTGATATCGCTTTACAGGCCTCCGGCAGAAGCAGGAGTGCCCGAAGCGCAAGTCCGCCTGATGTACCTGCTGTACGCGTCCCGGCATTTTGAAGAAGCACTCGAATGGGCAAAAACGACCGCAAAAAACAACAATCCCCACGGGCAATACCTGCTCGCCCAATACTGCCGGTACGGCACACCGCCGGATTTTGAAACGGCGCACCTGCTCTACCGCAAAGCGGCGGCACAAGGCTTGGCGGCGGCACACTGGCAGCTCGGACTGCAATACCGTTTCGGACAAGGGACGCAAACCGACACGGCACAGGCCGTCAATCATTTGCGCGCCGCCGCACAACAAGGATACATTCCCGCCTGCACCCCGCTTGCCGAACTCATCCTGCCTACCGCCCCCGATGAGGCCGTTTACCGGTTCCAACAGGCGGCACAGGAAAACGACCCCGATGCCCATGCCGCACTGGCCGACATCTACCTGCAAGGCAAGTATCTGGAAAGAAACCACGAACTTGCCCTACATCATGCCGAAGCAGCCGCCACCGAACGCCATCCCGAAGGTTTGCGGATACTGGGCGACATCTGCCGCTACGGTTTGGGTATAGCCCCCGATACGGAAAAAGCCCGGCATTATTACCGGCAGGCAGCCGAAGCAGGCAGCCTTGCCGCGTATCAGAAACTCATATCCGACAGCGCGTTAAACCATCCCGACCAATACGGCGGCATCAAAGATTCCGCCATCAGGCGGCAAAGGGCAGAACGGCTTTATCAAAAAGCCCAAGCCCTGCATTACGGATTACAATGCGCGCCCGAATACGCAGCCGCGCTCAAACTCTACACAGAAGCCGCAGAACTCGGACACAGCAAAGCCCAAACCAATCTGGGCAGTATGTACTACTTCGGACAGGGCATAGCCGCCGACTACAACAAAGCACGCAAATGGTTTGAACAAGCCGCCGCGCAAAAAGACAGTATGGCGTTCTACAACCTCGCCTGCATCCATTACAGCGGACACGGTGTCGGGCCGGATAAAGAAAAAGCCTGCCGCTACCTGCAAGAAGCCATAAACAACGGATACGGGCAAAAAAGCGTCCTGCAAGAACTGCTGCAACAATGGCAAAATGCCGTCTGA
- the uvrC gene encoding excinuclease ABC subunit UvrC, with amino-acid sequence MPSEAVFQMIDMNTENRSLEQFDIPLFLKNLPKLPGVYRFFDEGGKVLYVGKAVNLKRRVSGYFQKNDHSPRIALMVKQVRHIETTITRSEAEALILENNFIKALSPKYNILFRDDKSYPYLMLSGHQYPQMAYYRGTLKKPNQYFGPYPNSNAVRDSIQVLQKVFMLRTCEDSVFEHRDRPCLLYQIKRCTAPCVGHISEEDYRDSVREAATFLNGKTDELTRTLQHKMQTAAANLQFEEAARYRDQIQALGIMQSNQFIDSKNPNNPNDIDLLALAVSDGLVCVHWVSIRGGRHVGDKSFFPDTKNDPEPNGQDYAEAFVAQHYLGKSKPDIIISNFPVPDALKEALEGEHGKQMQFVTKTIGERKVWLKMAEQNAQMAIAQRRLQQSNRQHRIDELAKILNMNSDDLNRLECFDISHTQGEATIASCVVYDEQNIQPSQYRRYNITTAKPGDDYAAMREVLTRRYGKMQEAEANGETVKWPDVVLIDGGKGQIGVAVSVWEELGLHIPLVGIAKGPERKAGMEELILPFTGEVFRLPPNSPALHLLQTVRDESHRFAITGHRKKRDKARVTSSLSDIPGIGSKRRQALLTRFGGLRGVIAAGKEDLEQVEGISKALAETIYNHLH; translated from the coding sequence ATGCCGTCTGAAGCCGTTTTTCAAATGATTGATATGAATACAGAAAACCGTTCTTTGGAACAATTCGACATCCCGCTCTTCCTCAAAAACCTGCCCAAGCTGCCGGGCGTGTACCGTTTTTTTGACGAAGGCGGCAAAGTCTTATACGTCGGCAAAGCGGTCAACCTCAAGCGGCGCGTGTCCGGCTATTTCCAAAAAAACGACCATTCGCCGCGCATTGCATTGATGGTGAAACAGGTTCGCCACATCGAAACCACCATCACGCGTTCCGAAGCCGAAGCCCTGATTCTCGAAAACAACTTCATCAAAGCCTTGTCGCCGAAATACAATATCCTTTTCCGCGATGACAAAAGCTATCCTTATCTGATGCTCAGCGGCCATCAATATCCGCAAATGGCGTATTACCGCGGCACGCTGAAAAAGCCCAACCAATACTTCGGCCCGTATCCCAACAGCAACGCCGTGCGCGACAGCATCCAAGTCCTGCAAAAAGTCTTTATGCTGCGTACCTGCGAAGACAGCGTGTTCGAACACCGCGACCGCCCTTGCCTGCTGTACCAAATCAAACGCTGCACCGCACCCTGCGTCGGACATATCAGCGAAGAAGACTACCGCGACAGCGTGCGTGAAGCCGCCACTTTCCTCAACGGTAAAACCGACGAACTGACGCGTACCCTGCAACACAAAATGCAGACCGCCGCCGCGAATCTGCAATTTGAAGAAGCCGCCCGCTACCGCGACCAAATCCAAGCACTCGGCATCATGCAGAGCAACCAGTTCATCGACAGCAAAAACCCGAACAACCCCAACGATATCGACCTGCTCGCACTTGCCGTTTCAGACGGCCTCGTTTGCGTACACTGGGTCAGCATCCGCGGCGGACGGCACGTCGGCGACAAAAGCTTCTTCCCCGACACCAAAAACGATCCCGAGCCAAACGGACAAGATTACGCCGAAGCCTTCGTTGCCCAACACTATCTGGGCAAAAGCAAACCCGACATCATCATCAGCAACTTCCCCGTCCCCGACGCATTGAAAGAAGCCTTAGAGGGCGAACACGGCAAGCAGATGCAGTTTGTCACCAAGACCATAGGCGAACGCAAGGTCTGGCTGAAGATGGCGGAACAAAATGCGCAAATGGCGATTGCACAACGCCGCCTGCAACAAAGCAACCGGCAACACCGCATCGACGAGTTGGCAAAAATCCTGAACATGAATTCAGACGACCTCAACCGCCTCGAATGCTTCGACATCAGCCACACGCAAGGCGAAGCCACGATTGCGTCCTGCGTCGTATACGACGAGCAAAACATCCAGCCTTCGCAATACCGCCGCTACAACATCACAACCGCCAAACCCGGCGACGACTACGCCGCCATGCGCGAAGTGTTGACGCGCCGTTACGGCAAAATGCAGGAAGCCGAAGCCAACGGCGAGACCGTCAAATGGCCCGATGTCGTGTTGATTGACGGCGGCAAAGGACAAATCGGCGTAGCCGTATCGGTATGGGAAGAACTCGGGCTGCACATTCCTTTGGTCGGTATTGCCAAAGGCCCCGAACGCAAAGCCGGTATGGAAGAACTCATACTGCCTTTTACCGGCGAAGTCTTCCGCCTGCCGCCCAATAGCCCGGCCTTGCATTTATTGCAAACCGTGCGCGACGAATCCCACCGCTTCGCCATCACGGGGCATCGCAAAAAACGCGACAAAGCACGCGTTACCTCGTCCCTCAGCGACATCCCCGGTATCGGCAGCAAACGCCGCCAAGCATTGCTTACCCGCTTCGGCGGCCTGCGCGGCGTGATTGCCGCCGGAAAAGAAGATTTGGAACAAGTGGAAGGCATCAGCAAGGCATTGGCGGAAACCATTTACAATCATCTGCATTAG
- the rpsF gene encoding 30S ribosomal protein S6, whose amino-acid sequence MRHYEIVFIVHPDQSEQVPAMVERYKTMIAEANGKIHRLEDWGRRQLAYPINKIHKAHYVLMNIETTPEVVEELETAFRFNDAVLRHLTIKTKHAVTEASPMLGGEKAKNLLSGASEEAAAQ is encoded by the coding sequence ATGCGTCATTACGAGATCGTGTTTATCGTTCATCCTGATCAAAGCGAGCAAGTGCCCGCTATGGTTGAACGTTACAAAACCATGATTGCCGAGGCAAACGGTAAAATCCACCGTTTGGAAGACTGGGGCCGCCGCCAACTGGCTTACCCGATTAACAAAATCCATAAAGCCCATTACGTTTTGATGAACATTGAAACCACTCCGGAAGTTGTTGAGGAGTTGGAAACCGCGTTCCGTTTCAATGATGCGGTATTGCGTCATCTGACCATCAAAACCAAACACGCCGTTACCGAAGCCTCCCCTATGTTGGGTGGTGAAAAGGCTAAGAACCTGTTGAGCGGTGCGTCTGAAGAAGCGGCTGCCCAATAA